Proteins encoded within one genomic window of Haladaptatus sp. QDMS2:
- the ribB gene encoding 3,4-dihydroxy-2-butanone-4-phosphate synthase, producing the protein MAQTATELARVIAAFKAGGPVLVHDAADREGETDLIYPATSVTPSDVARMRNDAGGLVCVALSDAVASEFDLPFIQDVLDHPAAEAHDLRYDERSSFSLTVNHRDTFTGITDEDRAVTISELGRAAADAAAVDFAAEFRAPGHVHLLRAAPGLLAERKGHTELGIALAEAAGVEPAVVVCEMLDDETGKALSPADARAYAERQGFPYIEGSRLVAELS; encoded by the coding sequence ATGGCTCAGACCGCCACGGAACTGGCTCGCGTCATCGCGGCGTTCAAAGCCGGCGGCCCGGTGCTCGTCCACGACGCCGCAGACCGCGAGGGTGAGACTGACCTCATCTACCCCGCGACGAGCGTCACGCCGAGTGACGTCGCCCGAATGCGAAACGACGCTGGCGGCCTCGTCTGCGTCGCCCTCTCGGATGCGGTTGCAAGCGAATTCGACCTCCCGTTCATCCAGGACGTCCTCGACCACCCCGCGGCCGAGGCCCACGACCTGCGCTACGACGAGCGGTCGTCGTTCTCGCTCACGGTGAACCACCGCGACACCTTCACGGGCATCACCGACGAGGACCGGGCGGTCACGATTTCGGAACTCGGACGCGCTGCCGCGGATGCTGCGGCCGTCGATTTCGCCGCCGAGTTCCGCGCTCCCGGCCACGTCCACCTGCTTCGGGCGGCCCCCGGCCTGCTCGCGGAGCGAAAGGGCCACACCGAACTCGGCATCGCGCTGGCCGAGGCGGCGGGTGTCGAACCCGCCGTGGTCGTCTGTGAGATGCTGGACGACGAGACGGGCAAGGCACTTTCGCCCGCCGATGCGCGGGCCTACGCAGAGCGCCAGGGCTTCCCGTACATCGAGGGGTCGCGGCTGGTCGCAGAACTTTCCTGA
- a CDS encoding nuclear transport factor 2 family protein yields MHEAAAREFYAAIDEGDYDRLATLLTPAFVHERPDRTLSGRDTFVSFMRDDRPLTETSHEISAVYAGESEVAVRGTLRSATGESLLKFVDVHELSDDRIERITTYTTQTAAQLTES; encoded by the coding sequence ATGCATGAGGCCGCCGCCCGCGAGTTCTACGCCGCCATCGACGAGGGGGACTACGACCGCCTCGCCACCCTGCTCACGCCCGCGTTCGTCCACGAACGCCCGGACCGAACGCTCTCGGGACGCGATACCTTCGTCTCCTTCATGCGCGACGACCGCCCGCTCACCGAGACGAGCCACGAGATTTCGGCGGTGTACGCGGGCGAGTCCGAGGTGGCCGTCCGTGGCACCCTCCGAAGTGCGACTGGGGAGTCGTTGTTGAAGTTCGTTGACGTCCACGAACTGTCAGACGACCGTATCGAGCGAATTACGACCTACACCACGCAGACAGCGGCACAACTGACGGAGTCGTAG
- a CDS encoding MBL fold metallo-hydrolase, producing the protein MGIGDVYEVTTGDCSDLYYVDTGMYDVPQYGAVYILDADRPAIVDTGIGTRYENILDALDELDIAREDVEYILPTHIHLDHAGGAGYLAEELPNATVGVHEIGAPHLVDPTRLVEGTKQAVGDAWEFYAEPKPVPEDRIRELTDSDVIDLGNHTIGVHHAPGHAPHQVIFHDPRNDAVFTADAAGIYHQDADRVLITSPPPNFDLEQCIADVKLIDALQPSTLLYAHYGPAEADTRLEDYAKLLNEWVEQIALAKDELGDDEAVIAHFLDATDLDELWGERKARDEVSMNVNGVLLALSRRESAK; encoded by the coding sequence ATGGGAATCGGAGACGTTTACGAAGTCACGACCGGTGACTGTTCTGACCTCTACTACGTCGATACTGGAATGTACGACGTTCCACAGTACGGCGCTGTGTACATCTTAGACGCAGACCGTCCGGCAATCGTCGATACCGGCATCGGGACGCGCTACGAGAACATCCTCGACGCACTGGACGAGTTGGACATCGCCCGCGAAGACGTCGAATACATCCTGCCGACGCACATCCACTTGGACCACGCCGGGGGTGCGGGCTATCTGGCCGAGGAACTGCCGAACGCTACCGTCGGCGTCCACGAAATCGGCGCACCACACCTCGTGGACCCGACCCGTCTCGTCGAGGGAACCAAACAGGCCGTCGGCGACGCCTGGGAGTTCTACGCAGAGCCGAAGCCCGTCCCCGAAGACCGCATTCGCGAACTGACAGATAGCGACGTGATTGACCTCGGGAACCACACGATCGGCGTCCACCACGCGCCTGGTCACGCACCCCACCAGGTAATCTTCCACGACCCGCGCAACGACGCCGTGTTCACGGCGGACGCCGCAGGCATCTACCACCAGGACGCAGACCGCGTGCTCATCACGTCGCCACCGCCGAACTTCGACTTAGAGCAGTGTATCGCCGACGTGAAACTCATCGACGCGCTCCAGCCCTCGACGCTGCTCTACGCCCACTACGGGCCAGCGGAGGCTGACACCCGCCTCGAAGACTACGCAAAACTGCTCAACGAGTGGGTCGAACAAATCGCCCTCGCGAAGGACGAACTCGGCGACGACGAGGCGGTCATCGCCCACTTCCTCGACGCGACCGACTTGGACGAACTCTGGGGCGAGCGCAAGGCGAGAGACGAGGTTTCGATGAACGTAAACGGCGTGTTGCTGGCCCTCTCGCGGCGAGAATCGGCAAAATAA
- a CDS encoding CTP-dependent riboflavin kinase has translation MTGIARLEIGHDALATLKLLALDGALEGDVKASCANLAARLDASNQTASRRLQRLDEADFIEREIVSDGQWISITDEGERALRREFADYRRIFERDTRIDLSGTVTGGMGEGRHYISLPGYHEQFVERLGYEPFPGTLNVNLTAESVRARSGLHALDPIPIDGWEDDERTYGPAVCYPAKVETADGKTYEPAHVVAPERTHHDEDQLELIASVKLRDELDLADGDHVTVHVVEVN, from the coding sequence ATGACTGGAATCGCGCGGCTCGAAATCGGGCACGACGCCCTCGCGACGCTCAAACTCCTCGCCCTCGACGGCGCGTTAGAGGGCGACGTCAAGGCGTCGTGTGCCAACCTCGCGGCCCGACTCGACGCCTCGAACCAGACCGCCTCCCGTCGCCTCCAGCGATTAGACGAGGCGGACTTCATCGAACGCGAAATCGTGAGCGACGGCCAGTGGATTTCTATCACCGACGAGGGCGAACGCGCCCTACGCCGCGAGTTCGCAGACTACCGGCGCATCTTCGAGCGCGACACGCGAATCGACCTCTCGGGGACCGTCACCGGCGGGATGGGCGAGGGTCGCCACTACATCTCCCTGCCCGGCTACCACGAGCAGTTCGTCGAGCGCCTCGGCTACGAACCGTTCCCGGGGACGCTCAACGTGAATCTCACCGCAGAGAGCGTCCGCGCTCGCTCCGGCCTGCACGCGCTCGACCCCATCCCAATCGACGGCTGGGAGGACGACGAGCGCACCTACGGCCCAGCGGTGTGCTACCCCGCGAAAGTCGAGACGGCAGACGGGAAGACGTACGAACCCGCCCACGTCGTGGCGCCAGAGCGCACCCACCACGACGAAGACCAGCTCGAACTCATCGCGTCGGTGAAGCTCCGTGACGAACTCGACCTCGCTGATGGCGACCACGTCACGGTCCACGTCGTGGAGGTGAACTAA
- a CDS encoding branched-chain amino acid transaminase, whose amino-acid sequence MSGFADMDVDTIWMNGEFVDWDDAKIHVMSHGLHYGTGVFEGVRSYDTERGPAIFRWEEHLERLYNSTKPYNMEIDHSPEELTEATIELLKRQNLKSCYIRPIAFYGYHALGVSPGDCPTDVAIGAWPWGTYLGDDALENGVDVMVSSWRKHSSSQIPTNAKTTGLYVNSLLAGEEARRNGYAEAIVLNKEGNVAEGPGENIFLVRDGEIFTPGLAESILDGITRNTVITLAREQGYTVHDNATISRGELNTADELFFTGSAAEVTPIRKVDNVVIGNGSRGPVTEDLQSAFFDLVERRTDSHDDWFLYVDEQ is encoded by the coding sequence ATGAGTGGCTTTGCAGACATGGACGTTGACACTATCTGGATGAACGGCGAGTTCGTCGACTGGGACGACGCGAAGATTCACGTGATGTCCCACGGACTCCACTACGGGACGGGCGTGTTCGAGGGCGTTCGCTCCTACGACACCGAACGCGGCCCCGCAATCTTCCGCTGGGAGGAGCACTTAGAGCGCCTCTACAACTCGACGAAGCCGTACAACATGGAAATCGACCACTCGCCCGAGGAACTCACCGAAGCGACGATCGAACTCCTCAAGCGCCAGAACCTCAAATCGTGTTACATCCGGCCCATCGCCTTCTACGGCTACCACGCCCTCGGCGTGAGCCCCGGCGACTGCCCGACCGACGTGGCCATCGGCGCGTGGCCGTGGGGCACCTACCTCGGCGACGACGCGCTCGAAAACGGCGTGGACGTCATGGTCTCCTCGTGGCGCAAGCACTCCTCCAGCCAGATTCCGACCAACGCGAAAACCACGGGCCTCTACGTCAACAGCCTCCTTGCCGGTGAAGAGGCCCGCCGCAATGGCTACGCAGAAGCCATCGTCCTCAACAAGGAGGGCAACGTCGCAGAGGGTCCCGGCGAGAACATCTTCCTCGTCCGCGACGGCGAAATCTTCACGCCCGGCCTCGCAGAGAGCATCCTTGACGGCATCACCCGCAACACGGTCATCACGCTCGCTCGCGAACAGGGCTACACCGTCCACGACAACGCGACCATTTCGCGGGGCGAACTGAACACCGCAGACGAACTGTTCTTCACCGGCAGCGCCGCCGAAGTCACCCCGATTCGCAAGGTGGACAACGTCGTCATCGGCAACGGGTCGCGCGGCCCGGTCACCGAGGACCTCCAGAGCGCCTTCTTCGACCTCGTCGAACGGCGCACCGATTCACACGACGACTGGTTCCTCTACGTCGACGAGCAGTAG
- a CDS encoding ferritin-like domain-containing protein, which translates to MPESDTTTQEIAEQIARSVQEQLDQSNSSRRRFMSRSALIGGTLLALGGATGFALAQEDDETTPTQLFDDVLGTDVDVLNYALSLEHVENVFYREALEQFTAADLADADVLADASDEDLAMVYGFIGEVADHEATHVDVLTQAVELLGGTPASEGTYDFGVETVADFFALAQVLENTGVAAYRGAAPFVQSPDLLGAALSIHSVEARHAAMFNALNGESPFPDAFDAAASQADVLDAVSQFVVDSTNGSSS; encoded by the coding sequence ATGCCCGAATCGGACACCACCACACAAGAGATTGCAGAGCAAATCGCCCGCTCTGTACAGGAACAACTGGACCAGTCAAACAGCTCACGCCGACGCTTTATGAGCCGGTCGGCGCTGATTGGGGGCACGTTGCTGGCCCTCGGTGGCGCCACCGGCTTCGCCCTCGCACAGGAAGACGACGAGACGACGCCGACCCAGCTGTTCGACGACGTTCTCGGCACCGACGTAGACGTGCTCAACTACGCCCTCTCGCTCGAACACGTAGAGAATGTGTTCTACCGCGAAGCACTGGAGCAGTTCACGGCGGCGGACTTAGCAGACGCAGACGTGCTCGCGGACGCGAGCGACGAGGACCTCGCGATGGTGTACGGCTTCATCGGCGAAGTCGCGGACCACGAAGCGACCCACGTCGACGTGTTGACGCAGGCCGTCGAACTGCTCGGTGGAACGCCGGCCTCGGAAGGAACCTACGACTTCGGCGTCGAAACCGTCGCCGACTTCTTCGCGCTCGCGCAGGTGCTCGAAAACACCGGCGTCGCGGCCTACAGAGGGGCCGCTCCGTTCGTCCAGAGCCCCGATCTGCTCGGCGCGGCGCTCTCGATTCACAGCGTGGAGGCGCGTCACGCCGCCATGTTCAACGCGCTGAACGGCGAATCGCCGTTTCCGGACGCCTTCGACGCCGCGGCCTCGCAGGCGGACGTGCTCGACGCCGTCAGCCAGTTCGTGGTGGATTCGACCAACGGATCGTCGTCGTAA
- a CDS encoding cation:proton antiporter, with amino-acid sequence MAEGGSLIPLVAAIIGIGVGAQVLADRFRVPSIIFLIASGIILGPEGLNFVTRESFGGGLSTIVGLSVAIIVFEGAFHLRINNLREAPAATIRLVTIGAIIALAGTAAVVHFALGVSWTVAALIGALLVATGPTVIAPILVVVPVRDRVATALETEGIVNDVTAAILAVVVFEIILVGDATPFEFIQLFVERLGVGMVIGAAVAGVLWYLLRYVDLSPANAPQNARLLTLAGALVAFAAADAVRTEAGIAAVATAGILLGNTDIPYEEQISEFKGDITLLVLSFVFIALAALLDFETLLGLGVAGLVVVVAVALVIRPLLVFISAAGDRFTRGEKLFMSFVGPRGIIPASVATLFAVELQAAGFDEAATVLVGTVFLVILTTVVFEGGFARYIAEYLDVIPMRVIIVGGGKVGRALAERLVDRGENVVIIEQDTSVLQIARDAGYTVHNGDGTDTDVLRAAGADNAKIIVAATGDDDVNLLVSQLASSKFDIDRIMARANNPDNVDAFEELGVRTISSALATAYALDNLIERPALSNWMTEIGRSGDVQETEVTADDLVGKTIGEIDTELPDGVLIALVSRDGKNQMPDEDFTLQNGDHVTLLGRKESVRTALKTFNPRE; translated from the coding sequence GTGGCAGAAGGCGGCTCACTGATTCCACTCGTCGCTGCTATCATCGGGATTGGCGTCGGAGCGCAGGTGCTCGCAGACCGCTTTCGGGTACCCAGTATCATCTTCCTCATCGCCTCCGGTATCATCCTCGGGCCGGAAGGACTGAACTTCGTCACGCGAGAATCGTTCGGTGGCGGGCTCTCGACTATCGTTGGCCTCTCCGTGGCCATCATCGTCTTCGAGGGCGCATTCCACCTGCGAATCAACAATCTGCGAGAAGCCCCTGCGGCAACGATTCGCTTGGTGACCATTGGGGCGATTATCGCCCTCGCGGGGACGGCGGCCGTCGTCCACTTCGCCCTCGGGGTGTCGTGGACGGTTGCCGCGCTCATCGGTGCGTTGCTCGTCGCGACGGGACCGACGGTCATCGCTCCCATCCTCGTGGTCGTTCCCGTACGCGACCGCGTGGCGACGGCGCTCGAAACCGAGGGCATCGTAAACGACGTGACGGCGGCCATCCTCGCGGTCGTCGTCTTCGAAATCATCCTCGTCGGCGACGCCACGCCCTTCGAGTTCATCCAGTTGTTCGTCGAACGACTCGGCGTCGGCATGGTCATCGGCGCGGCCGTCGCGGGCGTGCTTTGGTACCTGCTTCGGTACGTGGACCTCTCGCCCGCGAACGCCCCGCAGAACGCCCGCTTGCTGACGCTTGCGGGGGCGCTCGTGGCGTTCGCCGCGGCGGACGCCGTCCGCACCGAGGCCGGCATTGCGGCGGTAGCGACGGCAGGCATCCTGCTCGGCAACACGGACATCCCGTACGAAGAGCAGATCTCCGAGTTCAAAGGCGACATCACGCTGCTCGTCCTCTCGTTCGTGTTCATCGCGCTCGCGGCGTTGCTCGATTTCGAGACACTGCTCGGCCTCGGCGTTGCGGGGCTCGTCGTCGTGGTCGCGGTCGCGCTCGTCATTCGGCCGCTACTCGTGTTCATCTCGGCGGCGGGCGACCGCTTCACTCGCGGTGAAAAGCTGTTCATGAGTTTCGTCGGACCACGCGGGATTATCCCCGCATCCGTGGCGACGCTGTTCGCCGTCGAACTGCAGGCGGCCGGGTTCGACGAGGCGGCGACGGTCCTCGTCGGCACGGTGTTCCTCGTCATCCTCACCACCGTCGTCTTCGAGGGTGGCTTCGCTCGGTACATTGCAGAATATCTGGACGTGATACCAATGCGCGTAATTATCGTCGGCGGCGGAAAGGTGGGCCGTGCGCTCGCCGAACGCCTGGTCGACCGTGGCGAGAACGTAGTGATTATCGAACAAGACACCTCGGTCCTGCAGATTGCCCGCGACGCGGGATACACCGTCCACAACGGCGACGGGACGGACACGGACGTGTTGCGCGCTGCAGGTGCGGACAACGCGAAAATCATCGTCGCGGCCACTGGGGACGACGACGTGAACCTGCTTGTCTCGCAACTGGCGAGTTCGAAGTTCGACATCGACCGCATCATGGCCCGGGCGAACAACCCGGACAACGTCGATGCGTTCGAGGAACTCGGGGTTCGGACCATCTCGTCTGCGCTCGCGACGGCCTACGCGCTCGACAACCTCATCGAGCGTCCCGCGCTCTCGAACTGGATGACCGAAATCGGCCGCTCGGGCGACGTCCAGGAGACGGAGGTCACGGCTGACGACCTGGTCGGCAAGACCATCGGTGAAATCGACACCGAACTCCCCGATGGCGTGCTCATCGCGCTGGTCAGCCGCGACGGCAAAAACCAGATGCCAGACGAGGACTTCACCCTCCAGAACGGCGACCACGTTACGCTGCTCGGGCGCAAGGAGTCGGTTCGCACTGCGCTCAAGACGTTCAACCCGCGCGAATGA
- the serS gene encoding serine--tRNA ligase — MLGRRYLREHAKEVETALEARGMAGDVDLDYVLDIDEQWRDLKSRGDDLRHERNEVSSQIGQLKREGQEKAAQECIDRSSQLKEQLESIESKADELEAQLEQELLEFPNVPHESVPVGADESDNVEERRWGFDDRRILPASVKPHYELGEELEIIDEARGAKVAGSGFFFLKGDGARLEHALIQFMLDIHREQGYVDVQPPIPVNTDAMVGTSQLPKFEEDMYKLESEDLWLCPTAEVPVTNMYRDEILLDEDLPLKHQAVTPNFRREAGEHGTETRGIVRVHQFNKVELVNFVRPEESYDRLESLLDEAEEVLKRLELPYRILSLCTGDLTFASAKTYDIEVWAPGDDMEAGPDEGGRWLEVSSASNFEDFQARRAGLRYRPERHGSAEYLHTLNASGLALPRVLVAILEYYQNPDGTVTVPEALRPYMGGQEQIEGHEPVGESALGAGKRE; from the coding sequence ATGCTTGGGAGGCGATACCTTCGCGAGCACGCAAAGGAGGTCGAAACCGCCCTGGAGGCCCGTGGCATGGCCGGGGACGTGGACCTCGACTACGTGCTCGACATAGACGAGCAGTGGCGTGACCTGAAGAGCCGCGGCGACGACCTGCGACACGAACGCAACGAGGTGTCCAGCCAGATTGGGCAGCTCAAACGCGAGGGCCAAGAGAAGGCCGCCCAGGAGTGCATCGACCGCTCCAGCCAGCTCAAAGAGCAGTTAGAGAGCATCGAGTCGAAGGCCGACGAACTCGAAGCCCAGCTCGAACAGGAACTGCTCGAGTTCCCGAACGTCCCCCACGAGAGCGTCCCCGTCGGCGCAGACGAATCCGACAACGTCGAAGAGCGCCGCTGGGGCTTCGACGACCGGCGCATCCTGCCCGCCTCGGTGAAGCCACACTACGAACTCGGCGAGGAGTTAGAAATCATCGACGAGGCCCGCGGCGCGAAGGTCGCTGGCTCCGGCTTTTTCTTCCTCAAAGGCGACGGCGCACGCTTAGAACACGCCCTCATCCAGTTCATGCTCGACATCCACCGCGAGCAGGGCTACGTCGACGTCCAGCCACCGATTCCGGTCAACACGGACGCAATGGTCGGCACGTCCCAGCTCCCGAAGTTCGAGGAGGACATGTACAAACTCGAAAGCGAAGACCTCTGGCTCTGTCCAACCGCAGAGGTGCCAGTCACGAACATGTACCGCGACGAGATTCTCTTAGACGAGGACCTCCCGCTCAAGCATCAGGCCGTTACGCCGAACTTCCGGCGTGAGGCGGGCGAACACGGCACGGAAACCCGCGGCATCGTCCGCGTCCACCAGTTCAACAAGGTCGAACTCGTGAACTTCGTCCGGCCCGAAGAGAGCTACGACCGCTTAGAAAGCCTGCTCGACGAGGCTGAAGAGGTGCTAAAGCGCCTCGAACTGCCCTACCGTATCCTCTCGCTGTGTACCGGCGACCTCACCTTCGCCTCCGCGAAGACCTACGACATCGAAGTCTGGGCCCCCGGCGACGACATGGAAGCCGGCCCCGACGAAGGTGGCCGCTGGCTCGAAGTCTCATCGGCCTCCAACTTCGAGGACTTCCAGGCCCGCCGCGCCGGCCTGCGCTACCGGCCAGAGCGCCACGGCTCTGCTGAATACCTCCACACGCTGAACGCCTCCGGCCTCGCCCTCCCGCGCGTACTGGTCGCCATCCTCGAATACTACCAGAACCCAGACGGCACCGTCACCGTCCCCGAAGCCCTCCGTCCGTACATGGGCGGCCAGGAGCAAATCGAGGGCCACGAACCGGTCGGTGAGTCGGCACTCGGCGCGGGCAAGCGCGAGTAA
- a CDS encoding long-chain fatty acid--CoA ligase: MDWRSVEREYSDEVIGETTLPVLFEESATQNADRPAQLFKGATADSSLFDTVIADAPTGEYGSLTYRQLQTIVHHLAAGFYDLGVRKGDRVGIFAHTRMEWAQCDFAILAVGGVVTTIYPDSTPRQLTYLLEDSGATGVVVENAALLEAVLETEAALDFIVVMDRFSGYSHRDDILSLADLHERGAQTYDPAAYQSWLDAGSLSDLASIVYTSGTTGTPKGVPLTHGNFRANINQVRRRFGPRPDKGDLPAISADSRSLSFLPLAHVFERLGGHFFMFASGVAVAYAESTETLREDFGLVRPTVATSVPRIYERFYDAVWSQAAESAVRLRIFEWASDVARRWATTADPDLSLRLSHALADRLVYRRVRAGLGGDVEILISGGGSLSTDLAELFFGMGLPIYEGYGLTETAPVLSTNLVENPQFGTLGLPVTDVEVRIDTAIDADGLVPESGGELGELLVTGPNVFDGYWNRPEESAQVFTDDGWFRTGDIVERRPDDYLVFRGRVKELLVLSTGKNVSPGPIEDAFATSSRVEQAMVLGDDEKFVSALIVPNMAVLREWATDEGIALPADPWEACADPRVVAWIQRDVERVNRSLEAYEQIKRFTLVPEAFTEANDLLTPTLKLKRRNIVTRHADSVAAMYAD, from the coding sequence ATGGACTGGCGGTCGGTCGAACGTGAGTATTCAGACGAGGTTATCGGTGAGACGACGCTCCCCGTGCTGTTCGAGGAGAGTGCGACCCAGAACGCAGACCGGCCCGCACAACTGTTCAAAGGCGCGACAGCAGACAGTTCGCTGTTCGACACGGTGATAGCGGACGCCCCTACCGGCGAGTACGGGTCGCTCACCTATCGCCAGCTGCAGACAATCGTCCACCACCTCGCCGCCGGATTTTACGACCTCGGAGTTCGGAAGGGCGACCGCGTCGGCATCTTCGCCCACACCCGGATGGAGTGGGCCCAGTGCGATTTCGCCATTCTCGCGGTCGGCGGCGTCGTCACCACCATCTACCCTGACTCGACTCCCCGCCAGTTGACCTACCTGCTCGAGGATTCGGGTGCGACGGGCGTCGTGGTGGAAAACGCCGCCCTGCTCGAAGCGGTCCTCGAAACCGAGGCTGCCCTCGACTTTATCGTCGTCATGGACCGGTTCTCGGGGTACAGCCACCGTGACGATATCCTGTCGCTCGCCGACCTCCACGAGCGCGGAGCCCAGACCTACGACCCGGCGGCGTACCAGTCGTGGCTCGACGCCGGGTCGCTTTCCGACCTCGCGAGCATCGTCTACACCTCCGGGACGACTGGGACGCCGAAAGGTGTCCCGCTCACCCACGGCAACTTCCGGGCGAACATCAATCAGGTCAGACGCCGGTTCGGCCCCCGCCCGGACAAGGGCGATCTGCCGGCCATCTCGGCTGACTCTCGCTCCCTCTCGTTCCTGCCACTCGCCCACGTCTTCGAGCGCCTCGGCGGTCACTTCTTCATGTTCGCCTCGGGCGTCGCCGTCGCCTACGCGGAGAGTACCGAAACGCTGCGCGAGGATTTCGGGCTGGTTCGACCGACCGTCGCCACGAGCGTCCCGCGGATCTACGAACGCTTCTACGATGCCGTCTGGTCGCAGGCCGCAGAATCGGCCGTGCGCCTCCGTATCTTCGAGTGGGCGAGCGACGTGGCCCGTCGATGGGCGACGACCGCCGACCCCGACCTCTCGTTGCGCTTGAGCCACGCGCTCGCAGACCGCCTCGTCTACCGCCGGGTACGCGCCGGCCTCGGCGGGGACGTCGAAATTCTCATCTCCGGCGGCGGCAGTCTCTCGACGGACCTCGCAGAACTGTTCTTCGGCATGGGACTTCCCATCTACGAGGGCTACGGCCTCACGGAGACGGCACCCGTCCTGTCCACGAACCTCGTCGAAAACCCGCAGTTTGGCACCCTGGGACTCCCCGTCACCGACGTCGAGGTGCGTATCGACACCGCAATCGACGCAGACGGCCTCGTTCCGGAGTCCGGCGGCGAACTCGGCGAACTCCTCGTGACGGGGCCGAACGTGTTCGACGGCTACTGGAATCGCCCCGAGGAGTCCGCACAGGTGTTCACCGACGACGGCTGGTTCCGCACCGGCGACATCGTCGAACGACGGCCCGACGACTACCTGGTCTTCCGTGGCCGGGTGAAGGAACTGCTCGTCCTCTCGACGGGCAAGAACGTCTCGCCCGGCCCCATCGAGGACGCCTTCGCGACCAGTTCGCGGGTCGAACAGGCGATGGTGCTCGGCGACGACGAGAAGTTCGTCTCCGCGCTCATCGTCCCGAACATGGCGGTACTCCGCGAGTGGGCCACAGACGAGGGTATCGCGCTCCCGGCCGACCCGTGGGAGGCGTGTGCTGACCCGCGCGTCGTAGCCTGGATTCAACGAGACGTAGAACGCGTCAACCGGTCGCTCGAAGCCTACGAGCAGATAAAGCGGTTCACCCTCGTCCCAGAGGCGTTCACCGAGGCCAACGATTTGCTCACGCCGACGCTGAAACTAAAACGTCGCAATATCGTGACGCGTCACGCGGACAGTGTTGCGGCCATGTATGCCGATTAA